A stretch of Myxococcus hansupus DNA encodes these proteins:
- a CDS encoding M57 family metalloprotease, with protein MFSKSLVLAVGCGALMLGCAGQPDETQEIVDNLVEAGFPADDIMVVDGKVYVGRDAEVSLTASREMLAQDSTTEEQYRTTNLVGSSVTKICISGSTFTGAFSTALDLAIQEYNELPLTFSMARTPSAGCSTTINAVIQPGVVGGSAGFPSGGLPYPTVNIGGGLSSYGVDVIKHVIKHELGHTIGFRHTDYYNRNISCGSGGNEGPAGVGAIHIPGTPTTASVGGSLMNSCFRSVESGHFTPSDRVALVYLYAPATMNFENRDARRTISTGDWAPSSYKAECASGEPVTGLSLNPTSRNARVALCRLGGDSRYPHDGCYARSFSTGDSRGTSATGDWDPGYYKGECGTNEFVAGVAQTTTNEITAVLCCPGNVAHNSCTARVFDGQDSRESSSTGDWDPDNWKGECGPGRYVGGLSRGTTDGAPHALLCCSP; from the coding sequence ATGTTTTCGAAAAGTCTCGTCCTTGCAGTGGGATGTGGTGCGTTGATGTTGGGGTGTGCCGGACAACCCGATGAGACGCAGGAGATCGTCGACAACCTGGTCGAGGCCGGGTTTCCGGCCGATGACATCATGGTCGTCGATGGGAAGGTGTATGTCGGGCGAGACGCCGAGGTCTCACTGACAGCGTCACGCGAGATGCTCGCACAGGACAGCACCACCGAGGAGCAGTACCGCACGACGAACCTCGTCGGTTCGTCGGTGACGAAGATCTGCATCAGCGGATCGACGTTCACCGGCGCGTTCAGCACGGCACTCGACCTGGCCATCCAGGAGTACAACGAGCTGCCGCTGACCTTCAGCATGGCGCGCACGCCGAGCGCCGGCTGCAGCACCACCATCAACGCGGTCATCCAGCCCGGTGTCGTTGGAGGCTCGGCGGGATTCCCCTCGGGCGGGCTGCCGTACCCCACCGTCAACATCGGTGGCGGGCTTTCCTCTTACGGCGTCGACGTCATCAAGCACGTCATCAAGCACGAGCTTGGCCACACCATCGGCTTCCGCCACACGGACTACTACAACCGCAACATCAGTTGTGGCAGTGGCGGCAACGAGGGTCCCGCAGGAGTCGGAGCCATCCACATCCCGGGCACGCCGACGACGGCGTCCGTCGGCGGTTCGCTCATGAACTCCTGCTTCCGCTCGGTCGAATCAGGACACTTCACCCCCAGCGACCGCGTCGCGCTGGTCTACCTGTATGCGCCGGCGACGATGAACTTCGAGAACAGAGATGCGCGCCGCACCATCTCCACGGGCGATTGGGCCCCCAGCTCCTACAAGGCCGAGTGCGCCAGCGGTGAGCCGGTGACGGGTTTGTCCCTCAACCCCACCTCTCGGAATGCCCGCGTCGCGCTCTGCCGCCTCGGCGGTGACTCGCGCTATCCGCACGACGGCTGCTACGCCCGGTCCTTCTCCACCGGCGACAGCCGCGGCACCTCGGCCACCGGCGACTGGGATCCCGGCTACTACAAGGGAGAGTGCGGTACCAACGAGTTCGTCGCGGGTGTCGCCCAGACCACCACGAACGAAATCACCGCCGTGCTGTGCTGCCCGGGCAACGTCGCCCACAACTCCTGCACCGCTCGCGTCTTCGACGGCCAGGATTCCCGCGAGTCCTCCTCCACGGGTGACTGGGACCCCGACAACTGGAAGGGCGAGTGCGGTCCCGGCCGGTACGTCGGAGGGCTCTCCCGTGGCACCACCGATGGCGCGCCCCACGCGCTGCTCTGCTGCAGCCCGTGA
- a CDS encoding GNAT family N-acetyltransferase produces the protein MLNTPRILLRELTLADAESLYRLNADPEVIRYTGDAAFADVEAAKEFLKSYDHYEKYGFGRWAVIRKEDGEFLGWCGIKYTPEVDEYDVGFRFFKKCWGGGYATEAAKVSLDYGLNELRIKTLVGRTMKANTASVRVLEKLGMTYWKSMDFHGGEWVVYKTP, from the coding sequence ATGCTTAATACACCTCGCATCCTGCTCCGCGAGCTCACCCTGGCGGATGCCGAGAGCCTTTATCGGCTCAATGCCGATCCCGAAGTCATTCGTTACACGGGGGATGCGGCATTTGCTGATGTTGAAGCGGCAAAAGAATTCCTGAAGAGCTATGACCACTATGAGAAGTACGGCTTTGGTCGCTGGGCAGTGATCCGAAAAGAAGATGGCGAATTCTTGGGCTGGTGCGGAATCAAATACACTCCAGAGGTCGACGAGTATGATGTTGGCTTCCGGTTCTTCAAGAAGTGCTGGGGTGGCGGCTATGCTACCGAGGCTGCGAAGGTCAGTCTCGATTATGGGTTGAACGAACTGCGAATAAAGACCCTGGTTGGCCGTACCATGAAGGCCAATACTGCATCCGTGAGAGTGCTTGAGAAGCTTGGGATGACCTATTGGAAATCCATGGATTTTCATGGTGGTGAATGGGTTGTTTATAAAACGCCCTGA
- a CDS encoding endonuclease NucS domain-containing protein, whose amino-acid sequence MRTRLDSEQQLEEMIVKEPRILSDQWMLIGRQEATSHGGRIDLLAIAPDASLVLIELKRDRTPREVVAQAIDYASWLADLGADRLAQMYERLSGGGNLGEAFKQRFGNELDEGALNQSHQIVIVAAEMDPSTERIIDYLNARDIAINAVFFQVFQNGTERLLSRAWLIDPGETQANVAASTRSQREREPWNGEFYVSFGDASSRSWEDAEKYGYVSGGGGSWYSQTLKLLSPGDRVWVKIPRKGYVGVGRVVESAQPVGTFDVQTVEGLRPALEVLQHAERYRATADDLEKAEYFVRVKWLDTVPDSRAINELGLFGNQNTVCQPTTPKWRFTVEKLKAHFPRWNAPADTVGP is encoded by the coding sequence GTGCGGACCCGCCTCGACTCCGAGCAGCAACTTGAAGAGATGATCGTCAAGGAGCCGCGCATCCTCTCGGATCAGTGGATGCTCATCGGTCGGCAGGAGGCCACGTCGCATGGGGGGCGAATCGATTTGCTGGCCATCGCGCCGGACGCATCCCTCGTGCTCATCGAATTGAAGCGGGACCGGACACCGCGTGAGGTCGTCGCACAGGCGATTGACTATGCCTCATGGTTGGCGGACCTCGGCGCCGACAGGCTCGCCCAGATGTATGAGCGGTTGTCTGGAGGTGGCAACCTGGGGGAAGCGTTCAAGCAGCGATTTGGCAACGAACTGGATGAGGGCGCGCTGAATCAATCTCACCAGATTGTGATTGTCGCCGCTGAAATGGATCCCTCCACTGAACGAATCATCGACTACCTCAATGCGCGCGACATCGCGATCAATGCGGTCTTCTTCCAGGTGTTCCAAAACGGGACCGAACGCTTGCTCAGTCGCGCCTGGCTCATCGATCCGGGGGAAACACAGGCAAACGTTGCCGCTTCCACTCGAAGTCAGCGCGAGAGGGAGCCGTGGAACGGGGAGTTCTACGTCTCTTTCGGCGACGCGAGTTCGCGGAGCTGGGAGGATGCGGAGAAGTATGGCTACGTGAGTGGCGGCGGCGGAAGCTGGTACAGCCAGACGCTCAAGCTGCTGTCCCCCGGAGACCGCGTCTGGGTCAAGATTCCCAGGAAGGGTTACGTCGGTGTCGGCCGGGTGGTGGAGTCTGCCCAGCCTGTGGGTACCTTCGACGTGCAGACAGTCGAAGGTCTGCGGCCTGCCCTCGAGGTGCTACAGCACGCAGAGAGGTACCGGGCGACAGCCGACGACCTCGAGAAGGCGGAGTATTTTGTCAGGGTGAAGTGGCTGGACACCGTTCCTGACTCGCGCGCGATCAACGAACTCGGGCTGTTCGGCAACCAGAATACGGTGTGTCAACCGACCACGCCGAAGTGGCGCTTTACTGTCGAGAAGCTGAAGGCGCACTTCCCTCGGTGGAATGCCCCGGCCGATACCGTTGGCCCGTGA
- a CDS encoding DNA alkylation repair protein, whose amino-acid sequence MPKTMTLSQVMKQLESEGDEKVRQRYVRDGVVDNVFGVLLGKLRGLAATLGTNHGLGLELWETGNHDARILACMLLDPAALTEKEARGLLEPLSNANLVDELVSRLLVQSPVAPKLQQKWRDSRKELPRRAGWKLLAGRIARGLEKELDVGATFARIERELPDAPYRVKEGLNFCLVWIGLHLPEYTAEAIAIGERLGRWDPRPIPKGCTSSYAPEWIAASLALRKGEKTEARKTMEAASAKAKVKRKEGTPTAAKAKVASARKKSAAKKPSTSARAR is encoded by the coding sequence ATGCCGAAAACGATGACGCTGTCCCAGGTGATGAAGCAGCTCGAGAGCGAAGGCGATGAGAAGGTGCGCCAGCGCTACGTGCGAGATGGGGTGGTCGACAATGTCTTCGGCGTGCTGCTCGGCAAGCTTCGTGGGCTGGCCGCGACGTTGGGGACGAACCACGGGCTCGGACTGGAGCTGTGGGAGACCGGCAATCACGATGCGCGCATCCTCGCGTGCATGCTGCTCGACCCAGCGGCGCTCACTGAGAAGGAGGCGCGCGGGCTTCTGGAGCCACTCTCGAACGCAAACCTGGTCGACGAACTCGTCAGTCGTCTGCTCGTGCAGTCGCCCGTCGCTCCCAAGCTCCAGCAGAAGTGGAGAGACAGCCGCAAGGAACTCCCGCGCCGCGCCGGATGGAAGCTGCTTGCCGGGCGCATCGCGCGAGGACTCGAGAAGGAGCTCGACGTCGGCGCGACGTTCGCTCGCATCGAGCGTGAACTCCCGGATGCACCGTACCGGGTGAAGGAGGGTCTCAACTTCTGCCTGGTTTGGATCGGCCTCCACCTGCCCGAGTACACCGCGGAGGCCATTGCCATTGGCGAGCGTCTCGGTCGCTGGGACCCGCGACCGATTCCGAAGGGGTGCACTTCGAGCTACGCACCGGAGTGGATCGCCGCGTCGCTCGCGCTGCGGAAGGGCGAGAAGACCGAAGCCCGAAAGACGATGGAAGCGGCATCCGCGAAGGCGAAGGTGAAGCGCAAGGAAGGGACGCCGACGGCGGCGAAAGCGAAGGTTGCTTCGGCAAGGAAGAAGAGCGCGGCGAAGAAGCCATCCACCAGCGCTCGAGCGCGTTGA
- a CDS encoding tetratricopeptide repeat protein — protein sequence MSRLLQEGRWKEALDAATHQLAQNPGHEESLLVSAKVALLESRPEQAEKLLSRVKGAAVQQEVTLVRAAAAVSRSDFAGARLFYQSLIHQPRPPAEAWHGLGLALLALGQTQEAVVAHERAVSLQPEQAGFRFEFGHALDLANKPRAAARQFVQCLRLDSQNIRGYWALAYLLSRKGKTLSARRILDKGLRAVPESQLLKESRQAL from the coding sequence ATGAGTCGGCTCTTGCAGGAGGGACGCTGGAAAGAGGCATTGGATGCCGCAACGCACCAACTCGCCCAGAATCCAGGCCATGAGGAGTCGTTGTTGGTGTCCGCCAAGGTGGCCCTCCTGGAGTCCCGGCCTGAACAGGCAGAGAAACTCCTGTCGAGGGTGAAAGGGGCGGCGGTCCAGCAGGAAGTCACGTTGGTGCGCGCCGCGGCGGCGGTTTCGCGAAGCGACTTTGCCGGAGCCCGCCTCTTCTATCAGTCGCTCATCCATCAGCCCCGGCCTCCAGCCGAGGCGTGGCATGGTTTGGGGTTGGCACTCCTGGCGTTGGGTCAGACCCAGGAGGCTGTCGTCGCGCACGAGCGAGCCGTGTCACTCCAGCCAGAGCAAGCAGGCTTTCGCTTTGAATTCGGGCACGCCTTGGACCTGGCCAACAAGCCGCGCGCCGCCGCCCGCCAGTTCGTCCAATGTCTGCGGTTGGACTCCCAGAACATTCGCGGATACTGGGCGCTGGCATATCTGCTCAGCAGGAAAGGCAAGACGCTTTCGGCCCGGCGGATCCTGGACAAAGGGCTCCGGGCCGTGCCGGAGTCCCAGCTCTTGAAGGAGTCGCGCCAGGCCCTCTGA
- a CDS encoding endo alpha-1,4 polygalactosaminidase, whose translation MRISAIGWSSLWCIALFACGGSSGSADTAERSGGTEVLAEARTLTCATLQVESGAIGSGQSVQGLHTQTLSGTQDRWTEYVEFFPGTSATCTYALPAGVGPSDVLSAEVGINYRGPATAQMRWLFEAWDYTAGAWVLVGDNAFAQSWRWTATSLALTTPQRFVSGGPVRLRYRTTSTADASLLDLLVVRIQVAASDAGTSTDAGTSVDAGTSTDAGTGTDAGMPPVQWEGVNSFTYQLTNYPQGRLDIIANSKFDLAIVDLARDGYTNWFTAAEITALKSRGKQVLAYFEIGAIEDFRPEWSQVPEDLKLGPVSGWPNEQYVKYWDERWWPIVQGRIDQALAAGFTGCYMDMVVTYEEIPANSAGTNRADLARKMVALIERISLYAKARNPAFKVMPQNSPELVDVPAYLPAIDGLGMEDMYWSDDSPCSFGWCEENRTNAARVRAAGKLVLSTDYAVQPANIADAYTRSRAAGFVPYVSVRALNQMTVNAGWDPQ comes from the coding sequence ATGCGAATCTCGGCAATAGGCTGGTCCAGTCTGTGGTGCATCGCGCTGTTCGCCTGTGGTGGCTCCTCCGGAAGCGCGGACACCGCGGAGCGGAGCGGGGGCACGGAGGTTCTCGCGGAGGCTCGGACCTTGACGTGCGCCACGCTCCAGGTGGAGAGCGGCGCCATCGGCTCGGGGCAGAGCGTCCAGGGGCTCCACACGCAGACGCTGTCGGGCACGCAGGACCGCTGGACGGAGTACGTCGAGTTCTTCCCCGGTACCTCCGCCACGTGCACGTACGCGCTCCCCGCGGGCGTGGGGCCCTCGGACGTCCTCTCCGCAGAGGTGGGCATCAACTATCGCGGCCCCGCCACGGCGCAGATGCGCTGGCTGTTCGAGGCGTGGGACTACACCGCGGGCGCCTGGGTGCTGGTGGGCGACAACGCCTTCGCGCAGTCCTGGCGGTGGACCGCCACGTCGCTCGCGCTGACGACGCCCCAGCGCTTCGTCAGTGGAGGCCCGGTGCGGCTTCGCTACCGCACGACGTCCACGGCGGATGCGTCGCTGCTGGACCTGCTCGTGGTGCGCATCCAGGTCGCGGCCTCGGACGCGGGGACTTCCACGGACGCGGGAACCTCTGTCGACGCGGGGACGTCCACGGACGCGGGAACGGGGACCGACGCTGGCATGCCGCCCGTGCAGTGGGAGGGCGTCAACAGCTTCACCTACCAGCTCACGAACTACCCCCAGGGGCGGCTGGACATCATCGCCAACTCGAAGTTCGACCTCGCCATCGTCGACCTGGCGCGTGACGGCTACACGAACTGGTTCACCGCCGCGGAAATCACCGCGCTCAAGAGCCGGGGCAAGCAGGTGCTCGCGTACTTCGAGATTGGCGCCATCGAGGACTTCCGTCCCGAGTGGTCCCAGGTGCCCGAGGACTTGAAGCTCGGCCCCGTCAGCGGCTGGCCCAACGAGCAGTACGTGAAGTACTGGGACGAGCGCTGGTGGCCCATTGTCCAGGGCCGCATCGACCAGGCGCTCGCGGCGGGCTTCACCGGGTGTTACATGGACATGGTGGTGACGTACGAGGAGATTCCCGCGAACTCCGCGGGCACCAACCGCGCCGACCTCGCGCGAAAGATGGTGGCCCTCATCGAGCGCATCAGCCTGTACGCCAAGGCGCGCAATCCTGCCTTCAAGGTGATGCCCCAGAACTCACCGGAGCTGGTGGATGTCCCCGCCTACCTGCCCGCCATCGACGGCCTGGGCATGGAGGACATGTATTGGTCCGACGACAGCCCTTGCAGCTTTGGCTGGTGCGAGGAGAACCGGACCAACGCCGCCCGGGTCCGCGCGGCGGGCAAGTTGGTGCTTTCCACGGACTACGCCGTCCAGCCCGCGAACATCGCGGACGCCTATACCCGCTCGCGCGCGGCGGGTTTTGTCCCCTACGTCTCGGTGCGCGCGCTGAATCAGATGACGGTGAACGCGGGGTGGGACCCGCAATAG
- the pru gene encoding fruiting body development fimbrial-like coat protein PRU, with amino-acid sequence MNAIKTAVAAVTAAASLVAFSPAEAATATANLNVTANVGGACSIGSGTGGGTLNFGTYDPIVVNSALGIDLFGTGTLSVQCTLLRTAVITLGQGLFPAPGSVDGAPLRRMRNSASADYLAYQLYQDVTRLIVWGNTAGTGLAYLGTGLPVPVLVYGTVPRGQNVPSGTYNDTVVATITF; translated from the coding sequence ATGAACGCAATCAAGACTGCCGTTGCCGCCGTCACCGCCGCCGCGTCCCTCGTCGCCTTCTCCCCCGCCGAGGCCGCCACCGCTACCGCCAACCTGAACGTCACGGCCAACGTCGGAGGCGCTTGCAGCATTGGCTCCGGAACGGGCGGCGGCACGCTGAACTTCGGCACGTACGACCCCATCGTCGTGAACTCCGCGCTGGGCATCGACCTGTTCGGCACGGGCACGCTGAGCGTGCAGTGCACCCTGCTCCGCACCGCGGTCATCACCCTGGGCCAGGGGCTGTTCCCGGCCCCGGGCTCCGTCGACGGCGCGCCGCTGCGCCGGATGCGCAACTCGGCGTCGGCGGACTACCTCGCGTACCAGTTGTACCAGGACGTCACCCGGCTCATCGTGTGGGGTAACACGGCCGGCACGGGCCTCGCGTACCTCGGCACGGGCCTGCCCGTCCCCGTGCTGGTGTACGGCACGGTTCCGCGCGGCCAGAACGTCCCCTCTGGCACCTACAACGACACCGTGGTCGCCACCATCACGTTCTGA
- a CDS encoding MSCRAMM family protein — MKLNRLGALAVLVLAFVALPACDGEEEAPDVRPGSIAGQVELDDGAPPEGVSVRLFDTGAETTTGEDGAFTFANLPPGTYTLSAFAVGYEVLQQEVEVEAAKATSVPLTLKLVRSQVSGTILLEGATTHEGITVALQDSPFTTTTDAAGHFVLEGVPTGAYILEASKEGYDTVLEVVALTSEPETVSLTLEPTGHISISGLIILQSGSDSSGATVMLEGTAFSTTTVNEYGSFSLKNVPPGVYTLVASKEGYVTQSEQVTVVEGDTAYVLLSLEVAAGLMAPDSSLTY; from the coding sequence ATGAAGCTGAATCGACTGGGCGCGCTCGCCGTGCTCGTGCTGGCGTTTGTCGCCCTCCCCGCGTGTGATGGGGAAGAAGAAGCGCCCGATGTCCGTCCGGGCAGCATCGCGGGGCAAGTGGAGCTGGACGATGGCGCCCCGCCGGAGGGGGTGTCCGTCAGACTCTTCGACACTGGAGCCGAGACGACGACGGGCGAGGACGGCGCGTTCACCTTTGCGAACCTGCCGCCCGGGACCTATACCCTCTCCGCTTTCGCCGTGGGCTATGAGGTCCTGCAACAGGAAGTGGAGGTCGAAGCCGCCAAGGCCACCTCCGTTCCCCTCACGCTGAAGCTCGTCCGGAGTCAGGTGTCGGGCACCATCCTGCTGGAGGGGGCCACCACACACGAGGGCATCACGGTGGCATTGCAGGATTCACCGTTCACGACGACCACGGACGCGGCGGGACACTTCGTCCTGGAGGGCGTGCCGACCGGAGCCTACATCCTGGAGGCCTCCAAGGAGGGCTACGACACCGTGCTGGAGGTGGTCGCGCTCACGTCCGAGCCCGAGACGGTGTCGCTCACGCTCGAGCCCACGGGCCACATCTCCATCTCCGGCCTCATCATCCTGCAGAGCGGGTCGGACAGCTCGGGCGCCACCGTGATGCTGGAGGGGACCGCGTTCAGCACCACCACGGTGAACGAGTACGGCTCCTTCTCCCTGAAGAACGTGCCCCCGGGCGTCTACACCCTGGTGGCCTCGAAGGAGGGCTACGTCACCCAGTCGGAGCAGGTGACGGTGGTCGAAGGTGACACGGCCTATGTGTTGTTGTCGCTGGAGGTCGCGGCCGGGCTCATGGCCCCGGACTCCTCGCTCACGTACTGA
- a CDS encoding Ig-like domain-containing protein: MLTLQINLNSGRSSRSRSLRACATALVALVLAACGSEVAFVPGVPAAPRVTVIAPVSGFETEEPRFQLKGTVNAPGTLVRLTARLNDDEAVPVETAVVGALWTFTVEVTLRAGDNTVRLEAVDQEGATGSHVTTVRHVPDTEAPQVQVVSPDEGLAITVRRVRVEAVATDNKRVVTVGYSLNGGEEQPVDVPTDVEGTLAFEVAPRPGSNVVTVKARDARGNTGESTVSFHFGGLASAGGLHSGTVRNGRVYTWGRNNRGQLGLGAEVTTDQRQPQVVPGLESATSIAFNQNFAMALSADGSVWTWGENADSQLGLGTPPVEGAPHAPDVTPRYAATRVPGLTGAVAVGNGFRHGLVLMEDGTVRAFGNNQNGQLGDGTTTSKDYPVEVVGLTDVVKVAGGSMHSVALKRDGTIWVWGRNDYGNLGTGVADGDSHPLPHQVPGVTDVVDIANGRDHILAVHADGTVSAWGLDVSGQLGQGTLTPGGESATPVKVKNVTQARAVFANGNYSFARLADGSLMAWGQNFNGQLALGFTVQTHPEPTASSPEVAPLSSMGMGATHVIAVRADGSVFGWGWNLNGSLGPDAVIDRWSYTGPIPISLP; this comes from the coding sequence ATGTTGACTCTGCAAATCAATCTCAATTCAGGTCGTTCGAGCCGTTCCCGGAGTTTGCGTGCGTGCGCCACGGCGCTGGTCGCCCTGGTGCTTGCCGCCTGCGGCTCCGAGGTGGCGTTCGTGCCGGGAGTCCCCGCCGCGCCGCGAGTGACCGTCATTGCCCCAGTGTCCGGCTTCGAAACCGAAGAGCCCCGGTTCCAACTGAAGGGGACGGTGAATGCCCCGGGGACGCTGGTCCGCCTGACGGCCCGGTTGAATGACGACGAAGCCGTGCCCGTGGAGACGGCGGTCGTGGGCGCCCTCTGGACTTTCACGGTCGAGGTCACCCTGCGGGCAGGGGACAACACGGTGCGGCTGGAGGCCGTCGACCAGGAGGGGGCGACGGGCTCGCACGTGACGACGGTGCGTCATGTCCCGGACACGGAGGCGCCCCAGGTGCAGGTGGTGTCTCCAGACGAGGGGCTGGCCATCACGGTCCGCCGCGTGCGCGTGGAGGCCGTGGCCACGGACAACAAGCGCGTGGTGACGGTGGGGTACTCGCTCAACGGTGGCGAGGAGCAGCCCGTGGACGTCCCCACGGACGTCGAGGGCACGCTCGCCTTCGAGGTGGCTCCGAGGCCGGGCTCCAACGTCGTGACGGTGAAGGCGCGTGACGCGCGGGGGAACACGGGCGAGTCGACGGTGTCCTTCCACTTCGGTGGTCTGGCCTCCGCGGGCGGACTGCACAGCGGGACGGTGCGCAACGGCCGTGTCTATACGTGGGGCCGCAACAACCGGGGCCAGTTGGGCCTGGGGGCGGAGGTGACGACGGACCAGCGGCAGCCCCAGGTGGTCCCCGGTCTGGAGTCCGCGACGTCCATTGCCTTCAATCAGAACTTCGCCATGGCGCTCAGCGCCGACGGCAGTGTGTGGACGTGGGGGGAGAACGCGGACAGCCAGCTCGGGCTGGGGACTCCGCCCGTGGAGGGAGCGCCGCATGCGCCCGACGTCACCCCACGATACGCGGCGACTCGGGTTCCCGGCCTGACGGGGGCGGTCGCGGTGGGCAATGGCTTCCGCCATGGGCTGGTCCTGATGGAGGACGGCACGGTGCGCGCCTTCGGCAACAACCAGAACGGGCAGCTCGGAGACGGCACCACCACGTCGAAGGACTACCCGGTGGAGGTGGTGGGGCTGACGGACGTGGTGAAGGTTGCGGGAGGCTCCATGCACTCGGTGGCGCTCAAGCGGGACGGCACCATCTGGGTGTGGGGCCGCAACGACTACGGCAACCTGGGCACGGGCGTCGCCGACGGTGACAGCCACCCGCTCCCCCATCAGGTGCCGGGCGTGACGGACGTGGTGGACATCGCGAACGGCCGGGACCACATCCTCGCCGTGCACGCGGACGGCACGGTGTCCGCGTGGGGGTTGGATGTCAGCGGCCAGCTCGGGCAGGGAACGCTCACCCCGGGCGGCGAGAGCGCCACGCCGGTGAAGGTGAAGAACGTCACCCAGGCGCGCGCGGTGTTCGCCAACGGCAACTACAGCTTCGCGAGGCTCGCGGATGGCTCGCTGATGGCGTGGGGGCAGAACTTCAACGGGCAGCTCGCCCTGGGCTTCACCGTGCAGACGCACCCGGAGCCCACGGCCTCCTCGCCCGAGGTGGCACCGCTGTCCTCCATGGGCATGGGGGCCACGCACGTCATCGCGGTGCGCGCGGATGGCTCCGTCTTTGGCTGGGGCTGGAACCTCAATGGCTCGCTCGGCCCCGACGCCGTCATCGACAGGTGGTCCTACACAGGCCCCATCCCGATTTCATTGCCCTGA